Proteins encoded together in one Lathamus discolor isolate bLatDis1 chromosome 3, bLatDis1.hap1, whole genome shotgun sequence window:
- the FAM237A gene encoding protein FAM237A has product MRLTYSLLIMGAFSITPFLCHSQIDPLALGRADPQCWESSSAVLLEMRKPRISDSVSGFWDFMIFLKSSENLKHGALFWDLAQLFWDIYVDCVLSRTHGLGRRQLAETEQKIASLRSQFTARNQGIFPHIQTSPVLKKKDLFEDLISIHMHKSISTLLGRITGELDKKRK; this is encoded by the exons ATGAGACTCACCTATTCTCTGCTAATCATGGGAGCGTTCTCCATAACACCCTTCCTCTGCCATAGCCAAATTGATCCACTAGCTCTTGGGCGAGCAGACCCCCAGTGTTGGGAATCCTCCTCAGCTGTCTTACTGGAGATGAGGAAGCCTCGTATTTCTGATTCTGTCAGTGGCTTTTGGGACTTCATGATCTTCCTGAAATCATCAGAGAACTTGAAACATGGGGCTTTGTTCTGGGACCTGGCTCAGCTCTTCTGGGATATCTATGTGGACTGTGTGCTCTCCAGAACCCATGGCTTAGGGAGAAGGCAACTAGCAGAAACTGAACAGAAGATTGCTAGTCTACGTTCTCAATTCACAGCGAGAAACCAAG GGATATTTCCTCATATTCAGACGTCACCAgttctgaagaagaaagatttgTTTGAAGATTTAATAAGTATCCACATGCATAAGAGCATATCTACATTACTTGGAAGAATCACCGGAGAGCTAGACAAAAAGAGGAAATGA